A stretch of DNA from Chlorogloeopsis sp. ULAP01:
GTTGGAGGAGGTGTTGTATTTGTTGTAATTTGAGTAGGTGTTGTACTCGTTGCAGTTTGAGCAGTACTTAAACCAGCAATTCTTTCCCTTAGGGATATTTCCCCATTACTTAAGCGAACATCTCCACCAATTTGTGGATCTATTGCTGTTCCGGTAATGACAATATTGCCACTAACTCCGCCTTGATACAATTGTGGAAGATTTAGTTGCAGATTTTCTGATGTAATCGTCAGGGGATTTGTTGCTGCTTCTTGTTGAGCATTTTGAGTGGCAAAAATAGGCAAAATTCCCTTAGCAGTTAATTGTCCTCGGCTGTATTCGCCTTGGAGTTGCTCAACGTTGAAGCGATCGCCCACAAAGCGCACCGTTCCAGTTACATTTGTCAGTGGTTCAGGCAGATTTTGCACGTTCAAAGTCGCGTTTTTAATTGTCGTAATGCCGCTAATAACTGGCTGATCTAATGTGCCTTGAATTTCTACATCTACTTGTCCCTGACCTTTAACCCAACTAAATTGATTAGTAAAGGCGTTAACTACTGCTAAACCTTCATCTTGTACGTTAGCCTGGATACTAATTTGGTTACTATCAGGTTGAACGGTAGCGAAAGGTAATCCAAAGGGTAGGCTGCCTGTAATTTGTACTGGTTGTGTACCTGTGCCTGCAATTTGTATAGTACTGCCAAAATTCAAGCGAGCGTCGTTGTAATTGAAGCTAACTTGTGCTGTTTCTACAGATTGTTTATTTACAGTACCATTCACCAGTCCTATTTCGCCTATTGCTCTAGGATTCTCTAAATTGCCTGCTAGAGTGACTAGGGTGTTCAGTGTCCCCGTAATATCAACAGGCAAATCAGGTAAAAAAGGTTCTATGAGTTCTACTGGTAACGCTTCTGCTCGCGCTTGTCCAGAAAGTTGCTCTTGACTCAATTGTCCATTGAAAGCCAGGAGCGAGCCATTCAAATTTGCTCGCAGGGGTAGTAACGTCAAAACTCCATCTGCAAAATTACCTTGAGCAATCACTTGATTGATATTGTATTTACCCCATACCCAATCCGAACCTGTTAAATCAAAACCGATATTCAACCCTTGCTGCAAAGTGCCAGTTACTGTTACGTTTCCATTAATTGCCCCTGTTAACTCTGCCAGTGTTGGTATTCGCTGTGCTTGTTGCTGCTCCTGGCGCTGTTGGGCAACAAGTGCTTGAATTTGCTCAAAAAAGCGCAATTGTGTCAGTAAAGGAGCATCTGGTAAACTTACAGGCTGAGTTTGTAGTGCTTCTGCTCCCGCTAAATCTGGAGTTTCTAAGCCAGTGGCTAAGTCTTGAAAACCAAAGATGCTGACTGCTTGCAATACTTGCTCTATTCTGGCTTGGTTGAAGCCAAGTTGAAATTGTAGCGGGCGATCGCCAACAGTTGGCAACTCACCACTGAGGGAGTAAATGCCCTCTCCTTGGCGGATTTGACCCTGTTGTAAAGTAAAAGTACTATCAGCAAAACCGATACGCCCTCGAAATTCATCTGCGGTGATTCTGCCGATTCTAGGTTGGGCGATCGCTACATCTCCAATAAAGGTATTATTGGTTAAATTAACGACTAAATCCCCAGATATATTTCCGGCAATCGGTCTTAAAGTTGCACCAGGGGGAACGAAATTTTCCAGCACAGCTACAGGAAAATCGCGGACGTTAACAAAAAGATTATCTCCTTCAGTTCTGCCAGTTGCGACAGCGCGATCGCGTTGAATTAAAAATGAAAGTGGGCGATTATTGGGGTCAAGAGTAAGGGCAATTTGGTCTTGTTTGCCAGTTAGTTGAAGTCGTGTTCCTTGTTCTGGCTGAAAATTTACTTGCCCTGTAAGCAGCGGATCGAACGCCACTCCATTAACTGCAAAATTTCTTAACCGAATATCTCCAGAAGCGATCGGAGTCGTAGGAGTACCTGTAAGTTGTCCGGTAAAATCAACTTGACCTGCAAGTGCTACATTTCCAGGTAGGTTAAGGGGAAGATTTTGCAAGTTATAGTCTCGCGCTCGCACATCCAAGTTAAACCCAGTAATTTGGGGTGTTTCCTCCACTTGAACTGCCACAGTACCCACAACGCTCAACCCCGGTGCAGTCGCCTGTAAAATTTGCAAGCGATCGCCATTCCATTGAAATTGGGCAGTTAAAGGTTGTTGGAGTTGGGCTAAACCTTGGGAAAAGCGTACCTGCCCTGCTGCTTGGATATTTGAGAGTTGGAAAGATTCAGTAGTTCCAGTTGCACTTACTTCACCATTGAGCCGTCCCCGCAATTGTGGTGATAAAGTATTTAGTTGAACTTGGGAAATATTAGCTAAAGCTTGCCAGCGCCCTTCATCTAAGCGAATATTTCTCAGGTTTACCGTGCCATCCGCTAAACGTAAATTAGCCTGTCCTGCGGCTTGAATATCTGAAAGTTGAAAAGATTCAGTCGTTCCCAACAGATTCAAGTTAGAACTAACGATTTGTCCTGGCGGTAAATTTTGTGCTATTTGACTGAGTGGAACTTGGGAGGCATTAACAACAGCTTGCCAACGACCGTTATTGAGGCGAATATTACTGAGGTTAACACTGCCTTGTGCCAATTTGACATTTGCCTGTCCTGAGCCTTGAATAGCCGACGGTTGGAAAGATTTTGTCGTTCCAGATAAAGCAAACTCACCGTTTAAAACACCTTGGTACTGGGGTGGTACTTGGGGAAGGCGACTCAACTGAATGCTATTTGCGTCTACAAAAGCTTGCCATTTTTCTTGGGCAAGGCTACCTCTAGCTTGGATTGTACTCCCTGCTACTTTAAAAACACCATCTTGGAACCGGACAACTCCCGTGTTTTCGATTAAAATTCCAACTTGACCAGAGTAGGTAGCACCAGGTGCTTGCAATTGTACTGCTGTTTGGAAATTACCAGGAATACCGGAAACTTGGGCATTTGCGGAAAGATTGCCAATTGTAAATGTCGGAGCAGCTTCATAGATTTTGGCGATCGCATCTCCAGGTAAATTCTGTGCCTGCAAGTTGAAAGCAATTTTGTTTTGAGTTCCTAACCCAACTCTACCGTTACCAGTAATTTTTCCTCCGACTGTTGGCGTTGCCTGAATATTAGAAAGGACAAGTTCAGAAGGAGTCAACCGCAAACGACTGCTGATATTACTAAATGTCAAGCGGTCAATTTGAGCAGGTTTAACACTACTAATTGTTCCCGTTAAAATCGGTTTTTGCAGTTCTCCTTGTAATTGCAAGTTTGCTTGTACTGTTCCAGCTGTTGGAACTGGTAAGTTAACATTTAATGTATCTAAAAGATTTTTAACGCTAGCTGCTTTCACCTGAGCCGTAAGGTTGTAACCAGTTTCGGTATTTAACTTGCCACTGGCTTGCAGAGGAATGCTGCCATAGCTTGTATTTAAGTTTTCTACTGCAATTGTTTGACCCTGAAATTGCAGTTTACCCGTAGTATTATTAAATGCTCTGGGGACATTAGCAATTTGTGCAGTTACTTGATTTAAACCGACAGTTCCAAACAGAGCAGTTTCTGGTTGAGTGGGTTGAAATTGGACTGTTAAGTTACTATCTAAACGACCACCTTGTAAATCGAGTGGCAACTCTATCAATCGAGTCACATCAGAGGCGAGCAGATTAGAGGAATTAATTTTGAGATTAGTTTGGTTTACTTTTAAGTTCGTCTCTCCAGCAATTCGTAAATTTCCTCCTCTCCTGGGTTGACCGTTGAGTGTAAAATTAATGCGTTGATTTTGATCTAGAAAATTAGCTACACCACTGACTTGAGTTATCCCAACAAAAGCCTTAGGTTTTTTTGGCTCAGAATAGGGGAACAACAATACATCAGCGTTTTCTACCCGGATTGACTCCAAATCAGTTCTGATCAAACCGACTCCCTCTGTGGGTGGAGTTTTTATTTCCGTCGTTACCCAGCGACCTTCTTGATCCTGTGCAATATAGACATTAGGTTGAACTAAGGTAACATTTAGTTTTAAAGTTCGATTGAGCAGTAGTTGCCACGGATCAAACTGCACCTCCACCGCCCTAGCCCTAAGATTATCTGGATCTGTGGCTGTTGCAGGTACTGATGATGGGCCGAAGCGTAAACCATTAAAGGAAATATCTTGGATTTCTCCTACCTGTACAGGTCGTCCAAGTATTTGCTGGATGTTCTTTTCTACTAGTGGTGCTAACCTTTCGTTAATAAAGATCCAAGCCCACAACGCACCTCCCACAGCACCAGCAAGCAAAATCACACCTATAGCCATACTGGTGCGACTTAACAGAAGGAGTCGTAAACGCCTGTTAAAACTCGATTGAGGTTGATTATCCCGATTTGGAGAGCGTGTCATCTCTCATATCTCTAAAGAACAGTTCTAGGCAATGCCAAGTTGTATATTGCTCGGCTTACATTTTGACAGATTTAGAACACATCTATCAAAAGTAGAGTCAGAAAACAAGACAAATAAAACTTCATTTATTTGATTATTTGATGACGTTTACCGACGTTCCAAAAGTCACCAGTTGAAATAATTCTTTAATATCTCTGTTGTACATTCGTAAACAACCGTGGGAGATTGCTTGCCCTACAGTTTCAGGATTAGGAGTACCATGAAACCCAACCCAATTTCGCCCATCAGTCCAAAAACCAATCCAATAATTTCCGAGAGGGTTCTCTGGTGTCCCTCCTTTAATTGCTTGACCTGTTATCGGGTGAATCCACGTAGGGTTTTGTAATAATTGCTGTACTTTAAACTTACCTGTAGGAGTTTCCCAGTTACGCCGACCAACTGCGATCGGATAACTTTTAATCAAATTTTTACCTCGATATACAAATACTCGTCGCCGACTAAGATTTACTTCTAATCGAGTTGTTTGAGTTTGAGTTTCATAGGCATCCGGTAATATAAATATTTGCTCATACGCCCAAGAATATTGAGGAAAAACCAAGTTGAGCAATACACCGAGCATCAAAAATAAATAAATGGATTTATTGGTTTTATTCTGCATTTTTCTAGTAAAAGTCTACTGATTTTGCCGTTAATTTTGTTATTCTCTGTTTTTCGTTGATTAATGGTGATTTGCTAGATAATTATTTCTTAAAAAATAGCTATTGTCATTTTATTCTTAATCAAACTCTAGATAGATAAATAGCATTATTACTGTTTCTACACTTAAACAAAACATTCAATTTTAAATTCTTCTGCCAATTTACTTTTTGGTCAGAAAGTGTTGGCAATTCAAGACTTGAGCTACTGCAAAAATATGCAAATAATATCTATGAATTTATTTTGCTATCTTTTGCAAAAACTCTCAGATTGAATACACAAAATGTAAAGCAATTGCTCAAATTTTACCTAATGGAGATTTCATTCATGAGTAAAAAAAACACTAAGAATTTATTCACAAACATTGCTACTTTGATTGGCGTTGCTGGTGTTAGTGCTTTCTTTACCCTTCCAGCCAAAGCCGAAATCAATCTAAATCCTGCTAGTCTTGCTCAAGCTACCCCTGGTACAACTACTCCTGGAACTACAACTCCTGGAACTACAACTCCTGGTATTACCCAACCTGGTACAACTACCCCTGGAACTACAACTCCTGGTACAACTACCCCTGGTATCACCCAACCTGGTACAACTACCCCTGGAACTACAACTCCTGGTATTACCCAACCTGGTACAACTACTCCTGGTGTAACTCAACCTGGAACAACAGATGATACAACTAACATTGACGAAACTACCCCTGGCGCTCAACCCGTGCAAGATACAACTACACCAGGAGGCATTCAACAGGATGACACAACTACACCAGGAGGCGTTCAACAGGATGATAATGGTAATGGTGTAAGAGCTTTATGGTAAATGGTTAAATAATGACAATAATCCCCCTGTACTTTCTGTTTTTAGGAGAGCAGGGGGATTGATTATTTTTAGCGGCGTGATGTTTACGGTAGCACGGCTGGATCATCGTCAATCGAGAGCAGGAAGTTGATCAAGTCGGTTTGCTGTTGTGTAGTAAAACCTGCTTGTTCATCAACCCAGTAGGGGTGTCCTTGACCGGTTATATTTGATCGCTGTAAGTCGGAACTTGCTTTGTTAGCAGCAACCATAGGCTCACGCAGGTTACGATCAACTAGCGATCGCAAGCTAGCTTCGGCATCTGGTAAAATACCACGCATCAAAGTACCTGCCATACCCAATTGTTGGGAGTTTGCAACAACAAAGCCTCCTTTTTCATCTTGCTTGAAGGCTTCTCGGCTAGCTGCAACCCCACCATCATGGAGATAAGGCGCACTGAGGTAAAGTCCAATCAAGTTTTGTACTTTATAGCCACCAGCAGGATCGCTAATAGCATAGGCTAGCTCAATATCTTCCTGAGGCGTAATATCTGTAGGTATTGACAGTACAGCTGGATTAGATGGCAACGGCACAGGTACGTTACTTGGATAAGTATCTGGTGGCGCAAACTGTTCAGCAAAAGACTGCGATGCTGGCGCTCGGTTGCCTTGAGTTTTCACCTCTTGCACAGGAATTACCTTATGGTTGGTAAAGTACCTGCCACTATGGCAATCATTACAATTAGCCTGCGTAAAAATCTTTGCTCCACGCTGGAGAGTTGCAAGATCAGCAGCTTCGTGAGGAGGTGGTGCTAAAGTATTTTGCCAAGCTGACATCCCATTGAGTTGAGCAGCCACAGGTAAACCAGGAGTCACTGCCATTAATCCATTCTGCATGAACAGGGAACCTTTGGGGTATTCTGGCATCCGAATAGTGCTGTTGATTCCAGGTTCTCCAGGTGTAGGATCTACCTTGTCTAAAAATTCGGAAGGTTGGGCTCCTTCTGGAAGACGAAATTCAGATTTGGAAGCGTTTTGCAGCATTGTTCCTAAATAGGTTTCTTTATCAATGCCTAGTACTTCTTCGCTGGTATCTGCTGTTGTTGTTGGATCTGCATTCAATCCAAATACCGCATTATTTAGTGTGGTTAATCCGTGGAACCAACCAATGGAAGCAACGCCACTCCAAGCATAAGGCCAAGAATCGTGGGTATAGGAAGATGGGATCTGAGCTGAGTTATTTTTTAGATCGCCATTAGAAACAAAGTTACCAGGAGGCCAGGATAGAATCGCTTTATCTACTTCGTCTTCCATGATTTTAGAGTCAGGAAGAAATGCTGTTTCTCCGTTCTTGTCGATATAGGTATGCTTTCCAAGGGGAATTTTTGTGGGATTGACATCTGTCTGCCGGAAGAGAGCAGCTGAATTACTAGCCATTGCAATTAATGGCCCCAAATTAACGTCTGTATTAATTGCACCTTCTAATATACGCCCAGTTTCTTGATTGACTGTGGCATGGCATAAAGCACAGGTAATACCTACTCTCGGTTGAGCATGATTGATTTTGAGGGTAATTCCTAAGGGAAACAAAGAACCCTTAGGTACATCTAAACCGGTATTGAGTACCGTACCTGCGGGGAAAGTGCGATCGCCGACGGTGATATCTTGGTCTAAGGGAATCTGAAGATTAGTAGTTTGTTTGCCCTTCAAAGCTAATATTGCTTTGGTGATGCTACCTAGATTAATCGGCCCATCTAGAATGCCAACTATATCTGTAAACAGATATTCATTACCAAAGGTTTCTTGATAAAAAGCATCACGTCCAAGGTTGATTAACTCTTCAGTAATTTCAACTGCACCATTCTCAGCAGAAAGGGCTTCACGTCCTTTTTCTGTTTGCAGAAACTTATTCGCTTCTTCTTTACTAACTACGTAACCCAGCACGTCATAGGAGCCAACTCCTTTGGGTGCAGATTTTGTGATTGGAGTATATGTATTGTTGACTGAAGGTGGTCTTCCTGGCAAAGTTATTTCTAATTGAAAACCCAAAAAGCCAACAAAAAGAAGTAAAGAGATTAAGATAATTATGCTGCGTAATCGCATAGCTTTTTCACTGTGATTTGACTATCAATTGCTACAGTGAATCCTTGCAGTTATTGGTTGTGTTGATGTTCCATTGTCATTTATGAAATTTTGAGCCACTGTTGGATATATTCACATCTTGTATCAGTTCCATCAGCCTACAAACCCTCGTTACCAGGTTCAACCTGGTAACGAGAATTACTATACTTATTGCCCTTGAGCCACTTTAATTGTGTCTAAAGCTGCAATGACTTTTTGTGAGACGTCATCAGGCAAAGGCAAATAACCTAATTCTTCAGCATACTTGTCGCCTTGAGACAAAGCCCACTCAACCACGTTTTTCATTGCTTGTGCTTTAGCAGGATTATCATACTGCTCGTATAGCAGCAACCAAGTTAAACCAACAATCGGGTAGGCTTGCTCCCCCTTTGGATCTGGAACTAGGAGTGCGAAATCTTCAGGAATCTGAGCGCCTTCAATTGCACTAGCAGCCGAACCTGGTTCAGGTGTGATATAATTACCAGCCTGGTTCTCAAGTACAGCCATTTGCAATTTGTTTTCCCTAGCGTAGGCATATTCTACATAACCAATTGCTCCTTGAGTTTGTTGAACTTGAGCGGTTACACCTTCATTTCCCTTAGCACCGATACCTGCTGGCCATGACACAGATTTGCCAGCACCCGCTTGCCATTGTGGGCAAGCACTTTCGAGGTGATTAGTAAAAATAAAAGTCGTTCCGCTACCATCAGAACGATGGATGAAGGAAATCGGAGTATTGGGTAAGTTGACACCAGGGTTTTGCTGTGCAATTTGAGGATCATTCCAGGTTTTGATGTTGCCTTGAGCAATTCCGCAGTATGCTTGTCGAGATAGCCTTAAATTATCTACCCCAGGAAGGTTGTAGGCAAAGACAAGCGCGCCTCCTGTCATTGGCAATTGAATTGGGCGCCCCCGTTGTGCGGGAAACTTATCACGTTCTTGTTGGGTGAGTGGCGCATCAGTAGCTCCAAAATCTACAGTTTGTGCCACAAATTGATTTACCCCGGCACCACTTCCAACTGACTGATAACTAATTTGGATATTAGGATTTTGCTTATTGTATTCAGCAAACCAACGCTGATATAAAGGCGCTGGAAATGAAGCACCTGCACCGCTAATGGACACTCTTTCACTAGGAGCGCCAGGTGTTCCAGGGGCAGTAGCAGTTGGGGTTTGAGGTTGGCAAGAGACTAGCCCGGCTGCTAGTGCAGTTAAAGCAATAGAAGCTGACCAATGATTGACATGAAAGCCAAATAAGTTCAAGTACATTGTATCCTTGCCTCAAAATTGATTAAGTTTGCTATCGCTCTAAAGTTCGATATTTATTACAAAACTACAATTGCCCCTTTTGTGCGCAAGGCAGCTTGAGAGTGAGATTGTTACACCAGCGCAATCCGAATGCTGGCAAAGTTTATCCAGCGTCGATATTAAGCGATCGCCTGGATAAACTCTTGAAAAATAGCGTTCATACCTGGGGTATTTTTACTGAGTACTCTCAACACTCTTAGTGTTGAGAGTAAATGTGATTAGAAAGTGACAATTAAATAAAGTTGTATCTATGTGTCTGTTTATATAAGTATTTTTAATGTAGTTTTGCTTAATATTAGTTACAATAACTTAGTACGTGATTATAAATGACATTAATACTCTAGCGCTTAGGAATAAGCAACATAAGAGCCTTTTCACATAGGACAGAGACTAATCCTATGTAAGTAATTTTTTCAAAAATTAAACGAGATTTCTCTAACAGTTAGAAAACAAAAGAACTTACACCTATAAATTTTGTGTAAGTTCTTTGATTGAGTAAAAACTACATTATAAGATTCAAAGCATTGGAAACTTTTGATAACAGATTAACCTTGCTGATTTCCAAAGCAGAGACAAATTTAATTACCAGCTTGATTGAACGGATAACTAACAGGGCTTCCCCCAGCAGATTGTGTAGATATTCTTCTAGGGGCGCAAGCTTGTGTAAATAACAAAATGCTAATTGATAAGACAATTGTAAACATTCTGTTCCAGCGCATATTGTTCAGATAATTTATTAAGCTCTTCATGAGTTCAACTCCTTGATTGCAGATGTTCTGTTATCTTTATAGAATTTGCCAATATAAAAGTCGATACAGAAAAGTTAAGGAATTAAAGGTAGAAGCTCACTTAACTTAAGACTTAACTTTTACAACCTCATTCTTAACTAAAATAAAATCTTCAATTTTTGACGCGATAACAATTGTTTTTCCATCAATTGAAAAGCAATTCTTTTACCTGTACACCAGCCGTAATAACCATAAGTTGCGGATCTAGCAGCAGTTTTCTCAAAGCCCACAAAGTAAAGTGTAGCGTCAACAATCGATTGACATTTACCATCTGTGTTTGGTAATAAACTATCATTCAGATTAAGATACAATTCAGACTGTTTCAAAAGTTTATTGATACTAGGACGAAAGCCAGTGCCTAAAATAATTGCATCGTAATCTTGTGTTACACCATTGGCAAAGATTACGCCTGTTTTTGTGAGTTGCTGAATATTATTAGAGATAACTTGAATATTTCCTTTTTTAATTTGTTTAACACTACCTCTATCTACCCACGCCACACGTCCCTGATTAACTTCCATATCCATTGGCCCTTTATCTTCTGGATAGATAGAGTAAGCACTCAAATCTAAAGCAAAACGCTGAATAAATTTATCGGTTTCTTTGATATCTGCTTGCAATTCTTCTGGAGAGAAATCTATTGATCTCTCCATAGCTGCTATTTTGCTATCTGTTGTATATTGATTAAATAACTGTTTAAAATATGACCTACTTCGCCATAACCAATGTTGTAGTACTCGTAGTCTCGGATAAAGAGGAAATACCCAACGTTTACCACGTATTAACATATCTATACGAGCAGCACCGTGTTCATATAAATCTAGTGCTATTTCTGCTGCTGAATTCCCTGAACCAACGACTAAAACCTTCTGATTTTGATAAGGGATGCCATTTTGATAGGCACTACTATGAATAATAGTACCCGAAAAATCTTCTTGCCCAAAAAATTTGGGAATTACAGGTTCGTTATTTAGCCCAGTGCAGATAACAAGTATCTTGCAGTGTAAAATGTCTTTGGTTGTTTCTATTTGCCAGTTATAATCTGTTTGATTCTGATTATCTGTTTTGCTAATATTTTGTACTTCTTCACCAAAACGAATATGTGAATTAACTTGGAAATGATGCGCATATTCTGTTAAATACTCTACTATTTCATCTTTCGTCTTAAATGTAGAATATTTTTCCTTACCCTCAAAGAAAGGTAGAATAAAATAAGGATTTTGAGTTACTAATCGGTCATATGAATTTTTCCAGATAGTTGCAACGGTTTCACCTTTTTCTATCACAATAAAGTTATTAATACCAAAATTTTTTAAACTTGCAGCTACAGTAACACCACAAAAACCAGCCCCAATAATGATAATGTCTAGTTCAGCGTTCATAAAATTTATTTTGGTTATAAATATTAACTGTTATCTTTATAAAATCAGGAGCTTTCATAGTCGATATAGATTAGTTAGGGAATTTCAGCTATTTTCTAACCTACTTAACTCTCGTTCCTGCTTCCTCCTTGCATGAGTTAAGTGTGTAAGTTAAGCCATTTCTCTCCCAGTTTCCTTAACTTTTCTATATCGACACTGCAATAATCAACCTCTATATATAAACAGCAAGACTATTTATATCGAAAGAGTTGATATGAACTTAATAACTTTGTTAGTACGCTCTTCTTGGAAAATTCTGACTCTTGCTGCGTTTATCGGGTTATTAAGTGGAGTTAGTACGGCTGGATTGCTGGTAATAATTAATACTCATATTAATCAACCATCACTAACAACATTAATTTGGAGTTTTATCGGACTTTGTTGTCTAAAATTTATTACTAATATCATTTCTAAAAATTTGTTAATAAATTTGGCAGAAAAAGCTATTTTAGAATTACGTCTCACGTTAAGCGAGAGAATTTTAGCCACACCACTATATCATTTAGAAATTTTAGGAAAACATCGTATCTTAGCTACATTAACAGATGATGTTTTAACAATTTCTCAGACAGTTTATATTATTCCTACTTTGTGTATTGACATAACAATCGTAGCAAGTTGTCTTCTGTATTTATTTTGGTTATCGCCAATAATATTTTTTTTAGTACTTATTTCTTTATTGCTAGGAATAATCAGCTATCGACAGGTTGCACACAAAGCAACATTATTTTTTATCTTAGCTCGTCAGCAAGAAGATAGATTATTTAGCCATTTTCGGACTATCACCGAAGGAACTAAAGAACTGAAACTTCACTTTCAGCGACGACAAACATTTTTAAAGAAAGAACTTAAAGAAACTGCACAATTATATCGACGTAAAAATGTAGTTGGGATGACTATATTTGCTGCTGCTGCTGGCTGGGGTAATAACTTATTTTTTGTAGTTGTTGGATTGGTAATTTTTGCTCTACCAACTCTCCAAACTATCCCTATTCATATTTTATCTGGTTATGCGTTGACTATTCTCTATCTGCTTTCACCTTTAGATTACATTATGAGTGCTATTCCTGCTTTTAGCAAAGCTACCGTCGCTTTAAATAAGGTTGACTCTCTCAAACTATCATTATCCAATCACTGTTATGAAAGTAATTTCATGAATTGGGATGAAGCAGATAATTTTTGTCACTGTTTAGAATTTTTGGGTATCACTCATACTTATCATCAAGACTCAGAAGAAGCAGCTTTTACTCTTGGCCCAATTAATTTGACTGTTGCGGGTAGTGAAATTGTTTTTATCGTCGGTGGTAATGGTAGTGGTAAATCTACTCTTATTAAGTTAATCACTGGTTTATACATTCCTGAACAGGGAAAAGTTTATCTTAATGGCAAATTAGTAAATGCAAAAAATCAAGAGTGGTTCCGCCAACATTTTTCAGTGGTATTTTCTGATTTTTATTTATTCAATAATGTCTTGAATTTAGGTAAAAATATTGCTGACGAACAAATTTACTACTATTTAGCTAAGTTACAACTTGACAAAAAAGTTCAAATTAACAATGGTATACTTTCTACGACTCTGTTATCTCAAGGACAGCGAAAACGTCTAGCTTTATTGACAGCTTATTTAGAAGATCGCCCGATATATGTATTTGATGAATGGGCTAGTGATCAAGATCCTGCGTTTA
This window harbors:
- the pstS gene encoding phosphate ABC transporter substrate-binding protein PstS; its protein translation is MYLNLFGFHVNHWSASIALTALAAGLVSCQPQTPTATAPGTPGAPSERVSISGAGASFPAPLYQRWFAEYNKQNPNIQISYQSVGSGAGVNQFVAQTVDFGATDAPLTQQERDKFPAQRGRPIQLPMTGGALVFAYNLPGVDNLRLSRQAYCGIAQGNIKTWNDPQIAQQNPGVNLPNTPISFIHRSDGSGTTFIFTNHLESACPQWQAGAGKSVSWPAGIGAKGNEGVTAQVQQTQGAIGYVEYAYARENKLQMAVLENQAGNYITPEPGSAASAIEGAQIPEDFALLVPDPKGEQAYPIVGLTWLLLYEQYDNPAKAQAMKNVVEWALSQGDKYAEELGYLPLPDDVSQKVIAALDTIKVAQGQ
- a CDS encoding NAD(P)/FAD-dependent oxidoreductase — translated: MNAELDIIIIGAGFCGVTVAASLKNFGINNFIVIEKGETVATIWKNSYDRLVTQNPYFILPFFEGKEKYSTFKTKDEIVEYLTEYAHHFQVNSHIRFGEEVQNISKTDNQNQTDYNWQIETTKDILHCKILVICTGLNNEPVIPKFFGQEDFSGTIIHSSAYQNGIPYQNQKVLVVGSGNSAAEIALDLYEHGAARIDMLIRGKRWVFPLYPRLRVLQHWLWRSRSYFKQLFNQYTTDSKIAAMERSIDFSPEELQADIKETDKFIQRFALDLSAYSIYPEDKGPMDMEVNQGRVAWVDRGSVKQIKKGNIQVISNNIQQLTKTGVIFANGVTQDYDAIILGTGFRPSINKLLKQSELYLNLNDSLLPNTDGKCQSIVDATLYFVGFEKTAARSATYGYYGWCTGKRIAFQLMEKQLLSRQKLKILF
- a CDS encoding cyclic peptide export ABC transporter, translated to MNLITLLVRSSWKILTLAAFIGLLSGVSTAGLLVIINTHINQPSLTTLIWSFIGLCCLKFITNIISKNLLINLAEKAILELRLTLSERILATPLYHLEILGKHRILATLTDDVLTISQTVYIIPTLCIDITIVASCLLYLFWLSPIIFFLVLISLLLGIISYRQVAHKATLFFILARQQEDRLFSHFRTITEGTKELKLHFQRRQTFLKKELKETAQLYRRKNVVGMTIFAAAAGWGNNLFFVVVGLVIFALPTLQTIPIHILSGYALTILYLLSPLDYIMSAIPAFSKATVALNKVDSLKLSLSNHCYESNFMNWDEADNFCHCLEFLGITHTYHQDSEEAAFTLGPINLTVAGSEIVFIVGGNGSGKSTLIKLITGLYIPEQGKVYLNGKLVNAKNQEWFRQHFSVVFSDFYLFNNVLNLGKNIADEQIYYYLAKLQLDKKVQINNGILSTTLLSQGQRKRLALLTAYLEDRPIYVFDEWASDQDPAFKNVFYTQILPELKNQGKTVIVVTHDDQYFYLSDRIVKLDYGKINNVYNYVTS